The proteins below come from a single Pandoraea apista genomic window:
- a CDS encoding GspH/FimT family protein — protein MRRDLRFARGVTMLECVVAMAVLAVALMAVSPSIDAVRHRVAVDVTARAFLASMQSARAEALGRHRRVAMAPHDGGSLSSGWVTFVDKNRNDRFDEGDQLLGRHAPLPPGVSVEVRWGLYNTEGLAFAENGFMRTETRGWLSGTVRIEGHGRSVCITINAYGRARVARRCSA, from the coding sequence ATGCGCCGTGATTTGCGTTTCGCACGCGGCGTGACGATGCTGGAGTGTGTGGTCGCGATGGCAGTGCTTGCCGTCGCACTGATGGCAGTGTCGCCATCCATCGATGCCGTTCGGCACCGCGTCGCGGTCGACGTCACGGCACGAGCATTTCTGGCCTCGATGCAGTCGGCGCGAGCGGAAGCGTTGGGCCGGCACCGTCGCGTTGCAATGGCGCCGCACGATGGCGGGAGTCTGAGCAGTGGCTGGGTGACGTTCGTCGACAAGAATCGAAATGATCGTTTCGACGAGGGGGATCAGTTGCTGGGACGGCATGCGCCGTTGCCACCGGGCGTCAGCGTCGAAGTGCGATGGGGGCTGTACAACACGGAGGGGCTCGCGTTCGCAGAAAACGGCTTCATGCGAACGGAGACACGGGGATGGTTATCGGGGACCGTGCGCATTGAGGGGCACGGTCGAAGCGTTTGCATCACCATCAACGCCTATGGCCGCGCCCGTGTGGCCCGACGCTGTAGCGCGTGA
- a CDS encoding DUF3318 domain-containing protein, with amino-acid sequence MPLEQNRPRRTRPSRRSRHDLLAIRKELVLTRIAVERAELIQASHVTRERLRNFRWVRYLLPGAFSKLSGMGGIANSGLKLGGLLERYPLVSSVASLALTGLSHTPVGRVVRRGLKWGGLGVLAWQGIKLWQESTKPSTPNANAAVTARPAAPSRADDSGTPPIM; translated from the coding sequence GTGCCGCTGGAACAGAACCGCCCTCGCCGCACGCGACCGTCACGACGCTCGCGTCACGACCTCCTCGCGATTCGCAAGGAACTCGTGCTCACGCGTATTGCCGTCGAGCGTGCCGAACTGATTCAGGCCTCACACGTCACCCGCGAACGCCTGCGCAATTTCCGCTGGGTACGCTATCTGCTGCCCGGCGCCTTCTCCAAGCTCTCCGGAATGGGCGGCATCGCCAATTCCGGGCTCAAGCTCGGCGGACTGCTTGAACGCTATCCGCTGGTCAGCTCGGTTGCCTCGCTGGCGCTCACCGGGTTGTCACATACGCCTGTCGGCCGTGTAGTACGTCGCGGTCTGAAATGGGGCGGCCTCGGGGTTCTCGCCTGGCAAGGCATCAAGCTCTGGCAGGAATCGACGAAGCCGTCGACACCCAACGCGAACGCGGCCGTCACCGCCCGCCCTGCCGCCCCATCCCGAGCCGACGATAGCGGCACACCACCGATCATGTGA
- a CDS encoding phage holin family protein has product MTDNDRTTPPRPSLRRLAGALLEILQSRIELIGIELTEEKERLMGVAFLGLAAMLFGVLALVSLTALVIVIFWDTYRLQAMTGIFIVYSLIAGGCALRARNILRDAPMPFEATLAEFEKDRDALRPD; this is encoded by the coding sequence ATGACCGACAATGATCGCACGACCCCGCCACGGCCTTCGCTGCGGCGCCTCGCCGGTGCGTTGCTCGAGATCCTGCAGTCGCGCATCGAACTCATCGGCATCGAATTGACCGAGGAGAAGGAACGCCTGATGGGCGTGGCTTTCCTCGGCCTCGCCGCGATGCTCTTCGGCGTTCTCGCCCTCGTGTCGCTGACCGCGCTGGTGATCGTGATTTTCTGGGACACCTATCGTCTCCAGGCCATGACCGGCATATTCATCGTGTATTCGCTGATCGCCGGCGGATGCGCACTGCGCGCACGCAACATCCTGCGCGATGCCCCAATGCCGTTCGAGGCCACGCTGGCCGAGTTCGAAAAGGACCGCGACGCCCTGCGTCCGGACTGA